From a region of the Nocardia sp. XZ_19_385 genome:
- the cobT gene encoding nicotinate-nucleotide--dimethylbenzimidazole phosphoribosyltransferase produces MTHGFGPVAPPDAQIRGAAEQRQTQLTKPGGALGRLEELGNWVAACQGVCPPKQFEQARVVVFAGDHGVSRHGVSAYPSEVTAQMVANFLGGGAAVNALAAVAGATVRVVDISVDADTDPSISKHKVRRSSGSIDREDALTLEEVAAALAAGKAIADEEIDAGADLLIAGDMGIGNTTPATVLIATLTDKEPVAAVGRGTGVDDEGWARKVAAIRDGMRRARPVAKDPVDLLRVAGGADFAALTGFLAQAATRRTPVILDGVVITAAALVAEDLAAGASAWWLAGHRSTEPAHTLALTHLRLDPLIDMDMRLGEGSGALTALPLLRAAVATLAEMSTFTEAGVSTNETPTPTDLPDEKPNLQK; encoded by the coding sequence GTGACACACGGATTCGGACCGGTTGCGCCCCCGGACGCACAGATTCGCGGGGCGGCCGAACAGCGGCAGACGCAGCTGACGAAACCCGGTGGGGCGCTGGGCCGGCTCGAGGAACTCGGCAACTGGGTCGCGGCCTGTCAGGGGGTGTGCCCGCCGAAGCAGTTCGAACAGGCGCGGGTCGTGGTGTTCGCCGGTGATCACGGGGTGTCGCGGCACGGGGTGTCGGCTTACCCGAGTGAGGTGACCGCGCAGATGGTCGCCAACTTCCTCGGCGGCGGCGCGGCGGTCAACGCGCTGGCGGCGGTGGCCGGGGCGACGGTGCGGGTCGTCGACATCTCCGTCGACGCCGACACCGATCCGTCGATCAGCAAGCACAAGGTGCGCCGCTCCAGCGGATCCATCGATCGCGAGGACGCACTCACCCTCGAAGAGGTCGCCGCCGCCCTGGCCGCGGGCAAGGCGATCGCCGACGAGGAAATCGACGCGGGCGCCGACCTGCTCATCGCCGGCGACATGGGCATCGGCAACACCACCCCCGCCACCGTCCTCATCGCCACCCTCACCGACAAGGAACCGGTCGCCGCCGTCGGCCGCGGCACCGGCGTCGACGACGAAGGCTGGGCCCGCAAGGTCGCCGCCATCCGCGACGGCATGCGCCGCGCCCGCCCCGTCGCCAAAGATCCGGTCGACCTGCTCCGCGTCGCCGGCGGCGCCGACTTCGCCGCCCTCACCGGCTTCCTCGCCCAGGCCGCCACCCGCCGCACCCCCGTCATCCTCGACGGCGTCGTCATCACCGCCGCCGCCCTGGTCGCCGAAGACCTCGCCGCCGGCGCCTCCGCCTGGTGGCTCGCCGGCCACCGCTCCACCGAACCCGCCCACACCCTCGCCCTGACCCACCTCCGCCTCGACCCCCTCATCGACATGGACATGCGCCTAGGCGAAGGCTCCGGCGCCCTCACCGCCCTCCCCCTCCTCCGCGCCGCCGTAGCCACCCTCGCCGAAATGTCCACCTTCACCGAAGCCGGCGTAAGCACCAACGAAACCCCCACCCCCACAGACCTTCCCGACGAAAAGCCGAACCTCCAGAAGTGA
- a CDS encoding bifunctional adenosylcobinamide kinase/adenosylcobinamide-phosphate guanylyltransferase: MSNPAETARPLRTLVLGGARSGKSAFAERLAADAGAVRYLATSVPDPADLDFAERIAGHRERRPGSWAVVESADPANVLIEAPFVGATLVDDIGTWLTARIDARGAWEEPRGTVTPDADALVEAVAAYPQRLVIVTPEVGMGVIPATRAGRLFRDEIGTLNQRLAAVCDEAFLVVAGLPLRLK, translated from the coding sequence GTGTCGAATCCTGCCGAAACTGCCCGTCCGCTGCGGACGCTCGTGCTCGGTGGGGCTCGGTCGGGGAAGTCGGCGTTTGCGGAGCGGCTCGCGGCTGATGCGGGGGCGGTGCGGTATTTGGCTACTTCGGTGCCGGATCCGGCGGATCTCGACTTCGCGGAGCGGATCGCGGGGCATCGGGAGCGGCGGCCGGGGAGCTGGGCGGTGGTCGAAAGTGCTGATCCGGCAAACGTTCTCATCGAGGCGCCGTTCGTGGGGGCGACACTTGTCGATGACATCGGGACCTGGTTGACCGCGCGGATCGATGCGCGCGGGGCGTGGGAGGAGCCGCGCGGCACCGTCACTCCGGACGCTGATGCGCTGGTCGAGGCGGTCGCGGCGTACCCGCAGCGGCTGGTGATCGTGACACCCGAGGTGGGGATGGGGGTTATCCCGGCCACGCGGGCGGGGCGGTTGTTCCGCGACGAGATCGGCACGCTCAATCAGCGGCTCGCCGCGGTCTGTGATGAAGCGTTTCTCGTCGTCGCGGGCCTCCCCCTCCGCCTCAAATAG